One window from the genome of Oncorhynchus kisutch isolate 150728-3 linkage group LG21, Okis_V2, whole genome shotgun sequence encodes:
- the cpsf3 gene encoding cleavage and polyadenylation specificity factor subunit 3 has product MAAKRKADLSVPAEESDQLLIRPLGAGQEVGRSCIILEFKGRKIMLDCGIHPGLEGMDALPYIDLIDPAEIDLLLISHFHLDHCGALPWFLQKTSFKGRTFMTHATKAIYRWLLSDYVKVSNISADDMLYTETDLEESMDKIETINFHEVKEVAGIKFWCYHAGHVLGAAMFMIEIAGVKILYTGDFSRQEDRHLMAAEIPSVKPDILITESTYGTHIHEKREEREARFCNTIHDIVNREGRCLIPVFALGRAQELLLILDEYWQNHPELHDIPIYYASSLAKKCMAVYQTYVNAMNDKIRKAINVNNPFVFKHISNLKSMDHFDDIGPSVVMASPGMMQSGLSRELFESWCTDKRNGVIIAGYSVEGTLAKHIMSEPEEITTMSGQKLQLKMSVDYISFSAHTDYQQTSEFIRALKPPHVILVHGEQNEMARLKAALIREYEDNDEVHIEVHNPRNTEAVTLNFRGEKLAKVMGSLADKKCQQGQRVSGILVKRNFSYHILTPSDLSNYTDLAMSTVKQTQAIPFTGPISLLASHLRNLAGDVEEVESAEKITLRIFKNVTLVHEAGMVVLEWIANPLNDMYADAVTTVVLEVQSNPKAQKVMEHKKEGIELDVFQQRLEIMLLDMFGEDCVDFKDNKNLTVTVDGNTAFICPETRTVQYEEGSAEDETLREMVELAVQRLYDALNPAI; this is encoded by the exons TGGAGCTGGGCAGGAGGTGGGAAGGTCATGCATCATTCTGGAGTTCAAGGGACGGAAAATCATG CTGGACTGTGGAATCCACCCAGGATTGGAAGGAATGGATGCTCTTCCATATATTGACTTGATCGATCCTGCTGAGATAGACCTGCTTCTTATCAGCCA tttCCACTTGGACCACTGTGGAGCCTTGCCTTGGTTTCTCCAGAAGACCAGTTTCAAAGGAAGGACCTTCATGACCCACGCCACCAAAGCTATTTACCGCTGGCTGCTGTCTGATTATGTCAAAGTCAG TAACATCTCAGCCGACGACATGCTGTACACAGAGACAGACTTGGAGGAGAGCATGGACAAGATCGAGACCATCAACTTTCACGAGGTGAAGGAGGTGGCCGGCATCAAGTTCTGGTGTTACCATGCCGGTCACGTCCTGGGGGCAGCCATGTTCATGATCGAGATAGCTGGCGTGAAG aTCCTCTACACAGGTGACTTTTCCAGACAGGAGGACAGGCATTTGATGGCAGCCGAGATCCCCAGTGTCAAGCCTGACATCCTCATTACT GAGTCCACATATGGAACACACATCCATGAGAAGAGGGAGGAGCGGGAGGCCCGGTTCTGCAACACAATCCATGACATCGTCAACAGAGAGGGCCGCTGTCTCATCCCCGTGTTCGCCTTGGGCCGAGCCCAGGAACTGCTGCTCATCCTGG ATGAGTACTGGCAGAACCACCCAGAGCTCCATGACATTCCCATCTACTACGCGTCGTCTCTGGCCAAGAAGTGCATGGCCGTCTACCAGACATACGTCAACGCTATGAACGACAAGATCCGCAAGGCCATTAACGTCAACAACCCCTTCGTCTTCAAGCACATCAGCAACCTCAAG AGCATGGACCACTTTGATGACATCGGGCCCAGTGTGGTGATGGCCTCTCCAGGTATGATGCAGAGCGGTCTGTCAAGAGAGCTGTTTGAGAGCTGGTGCACCGATAAGAGGAACGGCGTCATCATCGCCGGCTACTCTGTGGAGGGTACCCTCGCAAAG CACATTATGTCAGAGCCAGAGGAGATCACCACCATGTCAGGACAGAAGCTGCAACTGAAGATGTCTGTGGACTACATCTCTTTCTCAGCCCACACTGACTACCAACAGACTAGCGAGTTCATCAGGGCTCTCAAACCCCCTCATGTG ATCCTGGTGCACGGGGAGCAGAATGAGATGGCCCGTCTGAAAGCTGCTCTGATCAGGGAGTACGAGGACAATGATGAGGTCCACATCGAGGTGCACAACCCCCGGAACACTGAGGCCGTCACACTCAACTTCAGAGGAGAGAAGTTGGCTAAG GTGATGGGCTCCCTGGCTGATAAGAAGTGTCAGCAGGGTCAGAGGGTGTCTGGGATCCTGGTCAAACGCAACTTCAGCTACCACATCCTCACCCCTTCAGACCTGTCCA actaTACAGACCTGGCCATGAGCACAGTGAAGCAGACTCAGGCCATTCCCTTCACTGGACCCATCTCTCTGCTGGCCAGCCATCTACGCAACCTGGCAG GGGATGTGGAGGAGGTGGAGTCTGCAGAGAAAATCACACTCAGGATCTTCAAGAATGTCACACTGGTGCATGAAGCTGGCATGGTGGTTTTAGAG TGGATCGCCAACCCTCTGAATGACATGTATGCTGATGCGGTCACCACAGTGGTTCTGGAGGTCCAGTCCAACCCTAAAGCACAGAAAG TTATGGAGCACAAGAAAGAAGGTATAGAACTGGATGTTTTCCAGCAGAGGCTGGAGATTATGCTTCT TGACATGTTTGGGGAGGACTGTGTGGACTTCAAGGACAATAAGAACCTGACAGTAACAGTGGACGGGAATACTGCCTTCATCTGCCCAGAGACCAGA ACGGTGCAGTATGAGGAGGGCAGTGCTGAAGATGAGACCCTGAGAGAGATGGTGGAGCTGGCTGTGCAGAGGCTCTATGATGCTCTCAACCCTGCCATCTGA
- the adam17b gene encoding disintegrin and metalloproteinase domain-containing protein 17, whose translation MDFFFFLHVPPINTDMQIVFLFIVSLFLTNGATKPPAEVVDPEYDFLSSMLSDFEVLPLASLQTHSVRRRDLQTQTHVERHLSFTALQRHFKLYLRTNTELFTEDFSAVFVGEDGQEDSYEVNRQNFFTGHVIGEENSRVQAHIDDNDFSAHILTDGAEYNIEPLWRFTSAPPDGRLLVYRPEHIRNISRLASPKVCGYVKADSNDLLPESMISARLEDEEEEPLVREKRQVHDHRKNTCPLLLVADHRFFQEMGRGEESTTLNYLIELIDRVDDIYRSTSWDDEYKGYGVQIQQIIIEKVPTRVTPGEAHFNMRGSPVEGKDVWDVKKLLEQFSVDIADNASKVCLAHLFTYQDFDEGTLGLAYVAPSRQGIPGGLCSEKCPPSSPETRAIYLNTGLTSTKNYGKTILTKEADLVTTHELGHNFGAEHDPDNIPYCAPREDEGGKYVMYPIAVSGDHVNNKLFSNCSKISIVKRLRNKAPVCFRERNSNVCGNSRVEQGEECDPGLLHINDDRCCTSDCKLRPTAKCSDRNSACCKQCQYEREGKVCQEPISATCKGKSYCTGNSSECPSPENAPDKTVCLDNGECLDGVCIPFCEAVKNLQSCACNETNSSCKVCCRSTSGVCAPFQDDGGEFIYLRKGKPCTVGFCDGAGKCMKQVQDVIERLWDFIDKLDINTFRKFLADNIVGSVVVFSLVFWVPLSILVHCVDKKLDQQYEQTTKSLLFPSNAEFMSSLESASVRIFKPPAISALRFQASGPQQTSTPPIQAPTPARTPGAQVPTSTPSPRQSPLPPLESPRMATIQEDPSFDSHLDEEALEGDFPMGSSAPHSFEDLTERGPLARRSDKALSFRLQRQARIRINSKETEC comes from the exons AtggattttttcttttttttacacgtTCCACCCATAAATACCGATATGCAGATAGTCTTTTTATTTATAGTTTCTCTATTTTTAACGAATGGTGCAACAAAGCCGCCTGCGGAGGTTGTAGATCCTGAATATG ACTTCCTCAGTTCCATGCTTTCAGACTTTGAGGTGCTGCCCCTCGCCAGTCTCCAGACTCACTCGGTCCGGCGGCGGGACCTCCAGACACAGACCCACGTGGAACGACATCTCAGCTTCACTGCCTTACAGAG GCATTTCAAGCTGTATCTGAGGACCAACACGGAGCTGTTCACAGAGGACTTCAGTGCTGTGTTCGTGGGTGAGGATGGACAGGAGGACAGTTACGAGGTCAACAGACAGAACTTCTTCACCGGCCATGTCATAG GGGAGGAGAACTCTAGAGTGCAGGCGCATATTGATGACAATGACTTCTCGGCACACATCCTCACTGACGGAGCAGAGTACAACATTGAG CCCCTGTGGAGGTTTACGTCAGCGCCCCCCGATGGCCGTTTGCTGGTATACCGTCCTGAGCACATAAGGAACATCAGCCGACTGGCCTCGCCCAAGGTCTGTGGCTACGTGAAGGCTGACTCCAATGACCTGCTGCCTGAGAGTATGATATCAGCTAgactggaggatgaggaggaag AGCCCCTggtcagagagaagagacaggtccaTGACCACAGGAAGAACACCTGCCCTTTACTCTTGGTGGCTGACCATCGCTTCTTCCAAGAGATGGGCCGTGGCGAGGAGAGCACTACCCTCAACTACCTG ATCGAGCTGATTGACCGCGTGGATGACATCTACAGGTCGACGTCGTGGGATGACGAGTATAAAGGATACGGGGTTCAGATCCAACAG ATCATCATTGAGAAGGTCCCCACCCGCGTAACCCCGGGGGAGGCCCACTTCAACATGAGGGGAAGTCCCGTAGAGGGTAAGGATGTCTGGGACGTGAAGAAGCTTTTGGAG CAATTCAGTGTGGACATAGCAGACAACGCGTCCAAGGTGTGTCTGGCTCACCTGTTCACCTACCAGGACTTTGACGAGGGGACCCTGGGCCTGGCCTACGTGGCCCCCTCCAGACAGGGCATCCCTGGGGGCCTCTGCTCAGAGA AGTGCCCTCCGTCTTCGCCTGAGACGAGAGCTATTTATCTCAACACTGGGCTCACCAGCACTAAGAACTATGGGAAAACTATTCTGACCAAG GAGGCAGACCTGGTGACAACTCACGAGCTGGGCCATAACTTTGGGGCAGAGCACGACCCTGATAACATCCCCTACTGTGCTCCCAGGGAAGACGAGGGGGGCAAATACGTCATGTACCCCATCGCTGTGAGCGGAGACCACGTCAACAACAAG CTTTTCTCCAACTGCAGTAAGATCTCCATTGTGAAGCGTCTGAGGAACAAGGCTCCAGTGTGCTTCAGGGAGAGGAACAGTAACGTGTGTGGGAACAGCAGGGTGGAACAGGGTGAGGAGTGTGACCCGGGACTGCTGCACATCAACGACGACCGCTGCTGTACCTCCGACTGCAAGCTCCGCCCCACAGCCAAGTGCAG TGACAGGAACAGTGCATGCTGTAAGCAGTGCCAGTATGAGCGTGAGGGCAAGGTGTGCCAGGAGCCCATCAGTGCCACCTGTAAGGGCAAGTCCTACTGCACAG GCAACAGTAGTGAGTGTCCGTCTCCTGAGAACGCCCCTGACAAGACTGTGTGTTTGGACAACGGAGAGTGTCTGGACGGTGTATGTATCCCTTTCTGTGAGGCCGTCAAGAACCTGCAGTCCTGCGCCTGCAATG AAACCAACTCGTCATGTAAAGTGTGCTGTCGAAGCACCAGTGGAGTGTGCGCCCCATTCCAGGACGACGGAGGGGAATTCATCTACCTCCGCAAGGGGAAACCCTGCACCGTGGGCTTCTGTGACGGAGCA GGTAAATGTATGAAGCAAGTTCAGGATGTCATTGAGAGGCTATGGGATTTCATTGACAAGCTGGACATCAACACGTTTCGGAAGTTTTTGGCGGACAACATCGTGGGCTCTGTGGTGGTCTTCTCCTTGGTCTTCTGGGTCCCCCTCAGCATCCTGGTTCACTGTGTG GATAAAAAACTGGATCAGCAGTATGAACAGACCACCAAGTCTCTGCTTTTTCCGAGT AATGCAGAGTTTATGAGCAGTCTGGAGTCAGCCTCCGTACGGATCTTCAAACCCCCTGCCATTTCAGCCCTGCGCTTCCAGGCCTCTGGCCCCCAGCAGACCAGCACTCCCCCCATCCAAGCCCCAACTCCAGCTCGAACCCCTGGGGCCCAAGTCCCAACCTCCACTCCCAGCCCTCGCCAGAGTCCCCTGCCCCCCCTGGAGAGCCCACGCATGGCCACCATCCAGGAGGACCCCAGTTTTGACTCCCACCTGGATGAAGAGGCCCTGGAGGGCGACTTTCCCATGGGGAGTTCGGCTCCACACTCCTTTGAGGATCTGACAGAGCGTGGGCCCCTGGCCCGGCGCAGTGACAAGGCCCTGTCCTTCAGACTCCAGAGACAGGCCCGCATCCGCATCAACAGCAAGGAGACAGAGTGCTGA